Proteins found in one Pseudanabaena sp. FACHB-2040 genomic segment:
- a CDS encoding GlsB/YeaQ/YmgE family stress response membrane protein, which yields MNILAWIVLGLIAGAIAKAIYPGHQSGGIVGTLILGIVGAFIGGSLYALLTTGTLALTSAGLSLGGVVVAVLGAVLALWLYYAFARRAY from the coding sequence ATGAACATTCTGGCTTGGATCGTATTAGGTTTGATTGCAGGTGCGATCGCAAAGGCGATCTACCCCGGCCACCAGAGCGGCGGCATTGTCGGAACCCTGATCCTGGGTATTGTGGGTGCTTTTATTGGCGGTAGCTTGTACGCTCTGCTGACAACAGGAACGTTAGCCCTGACCTCGGCCGGATTGAGTCTCGGCGGCGTCGTAGTTGCAGTTCTGGGTGCTGTTCTTGCTCTTTGGCTCTACTATGCTTTTGCCCGCAGAGCCTACTAA
- a CDS encoding YchJ family protein — protein sequence MIESSPCPCGSLKSYAACCEPYLQGTAQPPTAEALMRSRYTAYVNSNADYLLATHHPSKRRLGDLDKLRQNCQNTTWRGLSILEANAGQPSDETGTVEFVALYGTTTVAQLHEKSRFVKHKGRWLYLEGDLLPPLAPQRSAPCWCGSGKKFKLCHGRG from the coding sequence ATGATAGAAAGCTCTCCCTGCCCCTGTGGCAGTCTCAAAAGCTACGCAGCCTGCTGCGAACCCTATCTGCAGGGCACGGCCCAGCCTCCGACGGCTGAGGCACTCATGCGCTCTCGCTACACAGCCTATGTCAATAGCAATGCAGACTATCTCTTGGCGACTCATCACCCTAGCAAGCGTCGGCTTGGCGATCTCGACAAGCTGCGCCAAAATTGCCAAAACACGACTTGGCGAGGGCTCTCTATTTTGGAGGCCAATGCAGGACAGCCCTCAGATGAAACTGGGACTGTTGAATTTGTCGCCCTTTACGGCACGACAACTGTGGCTCAGCTCCACGAGAAGTCTCGCTTTGTCAAACATAAAGGTCGCTGGCTCTATCTGGAGGGCGACCTGTTGCCGCCTCTAGCTCCTCAGCGTAGTGCGCCTTGCTGGTGCGGCAGTGGCAAGAAGTTTAAGCTCTGTCATGGACGGGGGTAA
- a CDS encoding 3'-5' exonuclease: MDNFVAIDFETADRCRDSACSIGLVRVEEGKVVDKVHYLIRPPRQHIEFTYIHGIAWRDVAGEPSFAELWPTLEPMFEGVDFLAAHNASFDRGVLSACCNAHNLTPPSSAFICTVKLARDTWNIRPTKLPNVCEYLGIPLKHHDALSDAEACARIVISANQSKAASGRACR, from the coding sequence ATGGACAATTTTGTCGCGATAGACTTTGAAACGGCAGATCGCTGTAGAGACAGTGCCTGCTCTATTGGGCTGGTTCGAGTTGAGGAGGGCAAAGTGGTCGATAAAGTTCACTATCTGATCCGTCCGCCTCGGCAGCACATTGAGTTTACCTATATCCACGGTATTGCCTGGCGTGACGTGGCAGGAGAGCCCAGCTTTGCAGAGCTATGGCCCACCCTTGAACCTATGTTTGAAGGGGTCGATTTTCTGGCGGCGCACAACGCCTCTTTTGATCGCGGTGTGCTCTCTGCCTGCTGCAATGCTCATAACCTCACCCCGCCTAGCTCAGCCTTTATCTGCACCGTCAAACTGGCAAGGGATACCTGGAATATTCGACCAACGAAGCTTCCCAACGTTTGTGAGTATTTGGGCATTCCGCTGAAACACCACGATGCCTTATCAGATGCTGAGGCCTGCGCCCGCATTGTGATTTCAGCTAACCAGTCAAAAGCTGCAAGCGGGAGAGCCTGCAGATGA
- a CDS encoding DUF6713 family protein, whose protein sequence is MKDLIFNLGFATLATHELDAVTQSEWRLLYILRSLPEPTASTAFVAIHVPLLAVLFWLTFNDNLSIRAGSRAVFAAFWVIHAGLHKALENHPLYTFHSPLSQSLIFGCGLLGLLYGVAVYVQRFSDSSPAKVT, encoded by the coding sequence GTGAAAGACCTCATTTTTAACCTCGGGTTTGCTACCTTAGCCACCCACGAACTCGATGCCGTAACACAGTCTGAGTGGCGGCTGCTCTATATTTTACGCAGTCTGCCCGAACCAACGGCCTCGACTGCCTTTGTAGCCATTCATGTGCCCTTACTGGCCGTTTTATTTTGGCTGACTTTTAACGACAACCTCAGCATTCGCGCCGGATCAAGAGCTGTTTTTGCCGCTTTTTGGGTGATTCATGCAGGGCTTCACAAAGCGCTGGAAAACCACCCCCTGTATACGTTTCACTCCCCCCTCTCTCAGAGCCTCATTTTTGGCTGCGGATTGCTTGGGCTGCTTTATGGTGTGGCAGTCTACGTCCAGAGATTTTCCGACAGCTCTCCCGCAAAAGTGACCTAA
- a CDS encoding dual specificity protein phosphatase family protein, with protein sequence MEQPITENLWWVIPGKLAGVRRPTAEEISALKTAGIGAIVSVMDDAANLDLYAASNMPYLWLPTTGGTAPTQEQAEQFRQFVDAENARSHAVAVHCTSGRRRTGTLLAAYLIATGATAENALNQILQANPAVKLREAQVAFLRELQP encoded by the coding sequence GTGGAACAACCGATTACCGAAAACCTGTGGTGGGTCATTCCCGGTAAACTGGCTGGGGTTCGCAGGCCGACCGCAGAGGAGATCTCAGCCCTGAAGACTGCCGGGATTGGTGCGATAGTATCAGTTATGGACGATGCGGCCAACCTGGATCTGTATGCCGCCTCAAATATGCCTTACCTATGGCTACCGACCACAGGCGGCACTGCGCCAACACAAGAGCAGGCCGAGCAATTCAGGCAATTTGTAGACGCTGAAAATGCCCGTTCTCACGCTGTTGCGGTCCACTGCACCAGCGGTAGACGGCGCACCGGCACGTTGCTAGCAGCCTACCTCATCGCTACTGGGGCGACCGCTGAAAATGCCCTAAATCAGATCCTTCAAGCGAACCCAGCGGTAAAGTTAAGAGAAGCACAAGTTGCGTTTTTACGGGAGCTACAGCCGTGA
- the arsH gene encoding arsenical resistance protein ArsH — translation MSFDHPPRILFLYGSLRERSYSRLLAEEAARIIEGFGAEVKFFDPRGLPLHGAEPDTHPKVQELRELSLWSEGQVWSSPELHGNISGLMKTQIDWIPLTMGAMRPTQGRTLAVMQVSGGSQSFNAVNTMRILGRWMRMFTIPNQSSVAKAYQEFNEDGTMKDSPYRDRVVDVMEELYRFTLLLREQVEELTDRYSERKERAAKAVAETAQQALS, via the coding sequence ATGAGCTTTGATCATCCCCCCCGAATTCTGTTTCTCTATGGCTCTTTGCGTGAGCGCTCCTACAGCCGCCTGCTGGCAGAGGAAGCCGCACGCATTATCGAGGGTTTTGGAGCCGAAGTGAAATTCTTTGACCCGCGAGGGCTGCCGCTGCATGGTGCTGAACCCGATACCCACCCCAAAGTGCAGGAGCTGCGCGAACTGTCTCTCTGGTCGGAAGGGCAGGTGTGGTCTAGCCCCGAGCTGCACGGCAACATCTCTGGCCTGATGAAAACCCAGATCGACTGGATTCCTCTAACGATGGGAGCGATGCGCCCGACCCAGGGCAGAACGTTGGCCGTTATGCAAGTTTCAGGCGGTTCTCAGTCCTTCAACGCTGTCAACACCATGCGAATTTTGGGCCGCTGGATGCGGATGTTTACCATTCCCAACCAGTCTTCTGTGGCCAAAGCCTATCAGGAGTTTAACGAAGACGGCACTATGAAAGACTCGCCCTACCGCGATCGCGTGGTGGATGTCATGGAGGAGCTTTACCGCTTTACCCTGCTGCTGCGGGAGCAGGTAGAAGAGTTGACCGACCGCTACAGCGAACGTAAGGAAAGAGCCGCCAAAGCGGTGGCAGAAACCGCTCAACAGGCCCTAAGCTAG
- a CDS encoding ArsI/CadI family heavy metal resistance metalloenzyme: MASFKTHVALRVTDLNRSIEFYQALFGVAPVKHKADYAKFDVENPGLNLTLNVSDALAAHGALSHLGIQVDSSAAVGVAIARLQSAGLATLEERDTDCCYALQDKVWVSDPDGNRWEIFVVKVADTAPEKNVTPAAAQVKSTCCS; the protein is encoded by the coding sequence ATGGCCAGCTTTAAGACGCATGTGGCGTTGCGGGTAACTGATCTGAATCGGTCTATTGAGTTTTATCAGGCGCTGTTTGGGGTAGCTCCGGTTAAGCACAAGGCTGACTATGCCAAGTTTGATGTGGAAAATCCGGGGCTGAATCTGACGCTTAACGTCAGCGATGCTCTGGCGGCTCATGGGGCGCTGTCTCACTTGGGCATTCAAGTGGACAGTTCGGCAGCGGTCGGGGTTGCGATCGCACGTCTTCAGTCGGCTGGACTAGCCACTTTAGAGGAACGCGACACCGACTGCTGCTATGCTCTGCAGGACAAGGTTTGGGTGAGCGACCCCGACGGCAACCGCTGGGAAATCTTTGTGGTCAAAGTCGCTGACACGGCCCCCGAAAAAAATGTGACGCCTGCGGCGGCGCAGGTCAAATCAACCTGCTGCAGTTAA
- a CDS encoding metalloregulator ArsR/SmtB family transcription factor: MKKLDTAHPTLDDPALDSIAATFAALGQPSRLKIVRLLLSAYPKGLPVGEIQKELGIAGATLSHHLDKLRQVNVVMAEKDRQWIWYSVRSETLKYLIDFLFEECCTRNQVVEMEEGCLDC, from the coding sequence ATGAAAAAGCTAGATACTGCTCACCCCACCCTTGACGACCCCGCTCTAGACAGCATTGCCGCTACCTTTGCAGCGTTGGGACAACCGTCGCGGCTGAAGATTGTGCGACTGCTGCTGTCGGCCTACCCCAAGGGTTTACCTGTGGGCGAGATTCAAAAAGAGCTGGGCATTGCCGGGGCGACGCTGTCTCACCACCTGGACAAGTTGCGCCAGGTCAATGTGGTGATGGCAGAGAAGGATCGGCAGTGGATTTGGTACAGCGTTCGCTCGGAAACCTTGAAGTACCTGATCGACTTTCTGTTTGAGGAGTGCTGCACTCGCAATCAGGTGGTTGAGATGGAGGAGGGATGTTTGGACTGCTGA
- a CDS encoding MerR family transcriptional regulator, translating into MSILQQLAQGERRWPLEEFVDVANQLLPQYLPQQEPDSRMQDAVNPRLVRHYATQGLLDKPYKQGREARYAYRHLLQLLLLKKLLAAGYSVGSLTNLTLNKPDGELEALLLGGAKLTVETANPALAFLSQVRQRSTSALPAAPASSDRASAAAPTPAGRAVFTEASPSPTQWARIDLLPGLELHVRQDFAVPTSPQERDALLQLIAQRLTDLHFS; encoded by the coding sequence ATGAGCATATTGCAGCAGTTAGCCCAAGGGGAGCGCCGGTGGCCCCTAGAGGAGTTTGTTGACGTGGCCAACCAACTCCTGCCCCAGTACCTGCCCCAGCAGGAACCGGATAGCCGGATGCAAGATGCCGTCAATCCTCGGCTGGTGCGCCACTACGCCACCCAAGGATTGCTCGACAAGCCCTATAAGCAAGGCCGGGAGGCGCGCTATGCCTATCGCCATCTACTGCAGCTGCTGCTGCTCAAGAAACTGCTGGCCGCAGGCTACAGTGTCGGCTCTTTAACAAACCTGACCCTTAATAAGCCCGATGGTGAGCTAGAAGCCTTGCTCTTAGGCGGGGCTAAGCTCACGGTCGAAACCGCTAATCCAGCGCTGGCCTTTCTATCTCAGGTGCGTCAACGTTCGACTTCAGCCCTACCTGCGGCTCCGGCCAGCTCAGATCGAGCTAGCGCGGCGGCCCCAACCCCTGCTGGGAGGGCTGTATTCACAGAAGCATCGCCATCCCCTACCCAATGGGCGCGGATTGATCTACTGCCTGGGCTAGAACTGCACGTCCGCCAAGACTTTGCCGTTCCCACCAGCCCCCAAGAACGAGATGCGCTGCTGCAGCTCATTGCTCAACGACTAACCGACCTTCATTTTTCCTAG
- a CDS encoding VWA domain-containing protein, with the protein MSQSHPSPLSQPQIELLPMHAALAASRSTTLDLLIKVVPPTVTLTPERPPLNLNIALDRSGSMSGSKLDYAKQAACYAIENLLPCDRISITLFDTHVKTLIPSTLATDKAKILEALRSVTAGSSTALHAGWVEGGTQVGQYLHAEHLNRVILLSDGLANVGETQPDAISSDVSGLAKRGVSTSALGVGNDYDEDLLEAMARSGDGNFYHIESPDRLPAIFENELMGLSATLGRQVNLGLTPQNGVVIKDMLNDLDTTEAGAYKLPNLVVGVPINLVVRLQIPAMSQISELCQICLSWDDPNQSERQSLQVILQMPVVKAEQMSDFPAHPEVQEQVALLMAARARKEAIDRADAGDLVGASRSLRHAQSMIAAMPQSLEMCSEMDALKDLDVDFLGGHTAKARKKALSQRFDRQRSRPAQPTPPTQPTDPTA; encoded by the coding sequence ATGAGCCAATCCCATCCATCCCCGCTGAGCCAGCCTCAGATCGAACTGCTGCCTATGCATGCGGCCCTAGCTGCTAGCCGTTCGACCACTCTAGATCTGCTGATCAAAGTCGTGCCCCCCACCGTGACGCTGACGCCGGAGCGGCCGCCGCTCAACCTCAATATTGCGCTCGATCGCTCTGGCTCAATGTCTGGCTCTAAGCTCGACTACGCCAAACAGGCTGCCTGCTATGCGATTGAGAATCTGCTGCCGTGCGATCGCATTAGCATCACCCTGTTCGACACCCATGTTAAAACCCTAATTCCCAGCACCCTAGCCACCGACAAAGCCAAAATCCTGGAAGCCCTTCGCAGCGTCACCGCCGGTAGCTCGACCGCTCTCCACGCAGGCTGGGTCGAAGGCGGCACCCAGGTAGGCCAGTACCTCCATGCCGAGCACCTAAACCGAGTCATCCTGCTCTCCGATGGCCTCGCCAACGTCGGTGAAACCCAGCCCGACGCCATTTCCTCTGATGTTTCTGGCCTAGCCAAACGAGGGGTCAGCACCTCTGCTCTAGGCGTCGGCAATGACTACGACGAAGATCTGCTAGAAGCCATGGCCCGCAGCGGCGACGGCAATTTTTACCACATCGAGTCCCCCGATCGCCTGCCAGCCATCTTTGAAAATGAGCTGATGGGCCTCTCTGCCACCCTCGGACGCCAGGTCAACCTGGGCCTCACCCCGCAAAACGGAGTCGTCATCAAAGACATGCTTAACGACCTAGACACCACCGAGGCAGGGGCCTACAAACTGCCAAACCTAGTCGTAGGAGTGCCCATTAACCTGGTGGTACGGCTGCAAATTCCGGCCATGAGCCAGATATCTGAGCTTTGCCAGATCTGTCTGAGCTGGGATGACCCGAACCAGAGCGAACGCCAATCCCTCCAGGTGATTCTGCAAATGCCGGTCGTCAAGGCCGAGCAGATGAGCGACTTTCCAGCCCATCCTGAGGTGCAGGAGCAGGTAGCGCTGCTAATGGCTGCCCGCGCCCGTAAAGAAGCCATTGATCGGGCTGATGCCGGAGATCTAGTCGGGGCCAGCCGCTCCCTCCGCCATGCTCAGAGCATGATTGCCGCCATGCCACAGTCTCTAGAGATGTGTTCGGAAATGGACGCCCTCAAGGATCTTGATGTTGATTTTCTCGGTGGGCACACTGCCAAGGCCCGTAAAAAGGCCCTCTCGCAAAGGTTCGACCGGCAACGCAGCCGCCCTGCCCAACCAACCCCGCCAACCCAACCAACAGACCCCACCGCTTAA
- a CDS encoding DUF4394 domain-containing protein, with protein MGTLIALTDNNTLLSFNPNNPGQTVATTVTGLEGTLIGIDVRPANGLIYGLTTANNLYAFDPNNVRAGSVAATFVSTLSTPFLGDSISGFDFNPVPDRLRVVGSNNQNFRINVDTGAVLVDGTLAFGGNDANAGVDPNVTAAAYTNSFAGTTTTQLFNIDSALNGLLLQSPPNDGTLVSIGSLGVDFGLRGGFDIRSSFPGDNRAFAATNGTLYTVDLGNGIATNLGAIGIDPGLNIKGLTVTGKAAPAPVSNSFNGRLDVDFVTGLNPAQYLASYDDLIAAFGFDLNAAAQHFEQFGKSEGRSTDRFDEVRYLASYGDLIQAFGFDTQVATEHYVRFGSGEGRATDLFNPASYLNAYADLQAAFGTDLFAAARHYVDFGFAEGRPVA; from the coding sequence ATGGGAACTCTTATTGCACTCACTGACAACAATACCCTGCTATCTTTTAACCCCAACAATCCTGGGCAGACCGTAGCAACGACTGTGACCGGCTTAGAGGGCACTCTAATCGGCATTGATGTTCGCCCAGCCAATGGTTTAATTTATGGCCTCACAACCGCCAACAACCTCTATGCCTTTGACCCTAACAATGTCAGGGCTGGCAGCGTTGCGGCTACCTTTGTCAGCACCCTGTCCACCCCCTTCTTAGGAGACTCAATCTCAGGGTTCGACTTTAACCCTGTGCCGGATCGCCTGCGGGTAGTCGGCAGCAATAACCAAAACTTCCGCATCAATGTAGACACCGGGGCAGTGCTTGTTGATGGCACACTAGCTTTTGGTGGCAATGATGCCAATGCTGGCGTTGATCCTAACGTGACAGCCGCCGCCTATACCAATTCCTTTGCAGGCACTACAACCACACAGCTATTTAACATTGACTCTGCGCTCAATGGCCTGCTGCTGCAAAGCCCTCCCAACGACGGCACCCTGGTTTCCATCGGCAGTTTAGGTGTTGATTTTGGTTTGCGAGGTGGCTTTGATATTCGTTCTTCTTTCCCAGGCGACAACCGAGCCTTTGCAGCCACTAACGGCACACTGTATACCGTCGATTTAGGCAACGGCATTGCGACTAACTTAGGGGCGATTGGCATTGATCCGGGCTTGAATATCAAGGGATTAACTGTTACAGGAAAGGCAGCTCCGGCTCCCGTCAGTAACAGCTTTAACGGGCGGCTAGACGTAGACTTTGTTACTGGCCTTAATCCAGCTCAATATTTGGCGTCTTACGACGACTTGATCGCTGCCTTTGGTTTCGACTTGAATGCGGCTGCTCAGCATTTCGAGCAGTTTGGCAAGAGCGAAGGCCGCTCTACCGATCGCTTTGACGAGGTTAGATATTTGGCCTCTTACGGTGACCTGATTCAGGCCTTTGGCTTTGATACTCAGGTGGCGACTGAGCACTATGTTCGCTTTGGGTCTGGGGAAGGTCGGGCAACCGATTTGTTTAACCCGGCTTCTTATCTCAATGCGTATGCTGACCTGCAGGCTGCCTTTGGCACCGATCTGTTTGCAGCGGCTCGGCACTATGTTGACTTTGGCTTTGCTGAGGGACGTCCTGTAGCGTAG
- a CDS encoding ATP-binding protein, with translation MKIRRFKLLQALPLQFVLIVPFVLQIFGAVGLVGYLSYRNGQKAVNDLAEQLMDRTSSAVSQHLDSYLSIPHTIGQINADAIQMGLLDVRDRETTGKYFWHQMQAHDVSYIGIGLTTGEGVGAARYDGQTTTVDDWGPTAPNNWYSYALDQQGNRTQVLEVLEWNNFEQAWYTEPIKADKPIWSPIFTINYPNHVYIATSAGRPIYDAQNRLLGMVSIDISLLKLSDFLQDLEVSRSGKIFILERDGTLVANSSEQQPFTLVKNQAERLKAYDSPDPIIREIAQYIQQENLQDTTTVQEWHVKFQGEPYHVHVTPWKDEYGLDWVVVMGIPDKVFMAQIHENTRTTILLCLAALGIASAMGLLTSRWIVHPVLRLNRASKAMAAGNLNQTVDESGIQEINTLAGSFNHMAEQLRDSFVALEKSNEDLENRVEERTTELKNALSELQRTQAKVIQGEKMSSLGQLVAGVAHEINNPVNFIHGNLAHVEQYTQDLLEFVQLYQDHYPDAGPEIEAEADDIDLEFMREDLPKMIASMKLGTDRIRQIVLSLRNFSRMDEAEIKPVNIHEGLDSTLLILQHRLKAKPDQPAITVVKDYDELPQVECYVGQLNQVFMNVLTNAIDAVEENGCQDLSGQAVKPKQITVRTSRVDTDWIQVAIADNGSGIPASIQQQIFNPFFTTKPVGKGTGMGMSISYQIVTENHGGKLECFSTPGEGTEFIIQIPIRQPNQS, from the coding sequence ATGAAAATACGCCGCTTTAAACTCTTGCAAGCACTGCCGCTGCAGTTTGTTCTCATAGTTCCCTTTGTGCTGCAGATTTTTGGGGCGGTCGGTCTAGTGGGATATCTATCCTACCGGAATGGGCAAAAAGCAGTCAACGACCTGGCTGAGCAACTGATGGATCGAACCAGCAGCGCGGTCAGTCAACACCTTGACTCTTACCTATCTATTCCTCACACTATCGGTCAGATTAATGCAGACGCCATCCAGATGGGGCTACTGGACGTGCGCGATCGAGAAACCACCGGAAAGTATTTTTGGCATCAGATGCAGGCGCATGACGTCAGCTATATCGGAATTGGGCTGACCACAGGTGAAGGGGTAGGGGCGGCCCGCTACGACGGCCAAACGACCACGGTAGATGATTGGGGGCCAACTGCTCCCAACAATTGGTATAGCTATGCCCTAGACCAACAAGGTAACCGCACTCAAGTTCTAGAAGTTTTAGAGTGGAACAACTTTGAACAGGCCTGGTACACAGAACCTATAAAAGCGGACAAGCCGATCTGGTCGCCCATTTTCACCATTAACTACCCTAACCATGTCTACATTGCGACGTCAGCAGGTCGTCCCATCTATGACGCCCAGAATCGTCTATTGGGGATGGTTAGCATTGATATTTCCCTGTTAAAGCTCAGCGATTTTTTGCAGGATTTAGAAGTTAGCCGCTCTGGGAAAATCTTTATTCTGGAGCGTGATGGTACGTTAGTTGCCAATTCTAGCGAACAGCAGCCCTTCACGCTCGTCAAGAATCAGGCTGAGCGGCTAAAGGCATATGATAGCCCTGACCCAATTATTCGAGAAATTGCCCAATACATCCAGCAGGAAAATCTTCAGGACACCACCACAGTTCAGGAATGGCACGTTAAGTTTCAGGGAGAACCCTACCACGTTCATGTGACTCCTTGGAAGGACGAGTATGGATTGGATTGGGTGGTGGTCATGGGCATTCCTGACAAGGTATTCATGGCCCAAATCCACGAAAATACCCGGACCACGATTCTGCTGTGTTTAGCAGCCTTGGGGATAGCATCGGCCATGGGGCTGCTGACCTCTCGCTGGATTGTCCATCCTGTTTTGCGGCTAAATCGGGCTAGCAAAGCGATGGCTGCTGGCAACCTCAATCAAACGGTAGATGAGAGCGGCATTCAGGAAATCAATACGCTGGCGGGCTCTTTTAACCACATGGCAGAGCAACTGCGCGACTCTTTTGTAGCGCTAGAAAAAAGCAATGAGGACCTGGAAAATCGGGTAGAAGAACGGACAACTGAGCTGAAAAACGCCCTCAGTGAGCTGCAGCGCACTCAGGCAAAAGTGATTCAAGGCGAGAAAATGTCTAGTCTGGGGCAGCTAGTTGCTGGAGTTGCCCACGAAATCAACAATCCGGTCAACTTCATTCATGGCAACTTGGCTCATGTGGAGCAATACACCCAGGATCTATTGGAATTTGTGCAGCTTTATCAGGATCACTATCCTGATGCTGGGCCTGAAATTGAGGCAGAAGCAGACGACATTGATTTAGAGTTCATGCGGGAAGACCTGCCCAAGATGATTGCCTCCATGAAACTGGGAACCGATCGAATTCGCCAGATCGTTCTCTCTCTGCGCAACTTCTCACGCATGGACGAGGCAGAGATTAAGCCGGTCAATATCCATGAGGGCCTTGACAGTACTTTATTGATTTTGCAGCACCGTCTCAAGGCTAAGCCTGACCAGCCGGCCATTACGGTGGTTAAAGACTATGACGAGTTACCTCAGGTCGAGTGCTATGTTGGGCAGCTCAATCAGGTATTTATGAATGTTCTCACGAACGCGATTGATGCCGTAGAAGAGAACGGTTGCCAGGATCTCTCGGGTCAGGCGGTGAAGCCTAAACAGATTACGGTTCGCACTTCCAGGGTAGATACAGACTGGATTCAGGTTGCGATCGCAGACAACGGTTCTGGCATCCCTGCCAGCATTCAGCAACAGATATTCAATCCCTTCTTCACGACCAAGCCGGTGGGCAAAGGCACCGGCATGGGAATGTCGATCAGCTATCAGATCGTTACAGAAAACCACGGGGGTAAGCTGGAATGCTTCTCTACACCCGGTGAGGGAACCGAGTTCATCATTCAAATTCCTATCCGACAGCCTAATCAAAGCTGA
- a CDS encoding alpha-amylase family glycosyl hydrolase has product MLKQNLAVNASWWQKGIIYQIYPRSFMDSDGDGIGDLTGIVKNLDYLQWLGVDAIWISPIYPSPMADFGYDISDHTAIHPIFGTLADFDQLLSQAHACNIKVILDFVPNHTSEQHPWFLESRSSRDNPKRSWYIWADPAADGGPPNNWVSNFGGPAWTLDEKTGQYYYHAYLPQQPDVNWRNPEVEAAMLGVMRFWLERGVDGFRVDALRQIFKDDQLRDNPINPDYELEQGPYKALLPLHTTDLPETLAAVERMRQTLDVYSERVLIGELYLPIERLVAYYGVNGGGCHLPFNFHLIFTAWDAVAIATLIQRYEAALPPSGWPNWVLGNHDKARIASRIGKEQARIAAMLLLTLRGTPTLYYGDEIGLHDVPIPPDQVQDPFERNVPGLGLGRDPERTPMQWNAEHNAGFTAGAPWLPLADDYAVQNVAAQQQDPNSILALYRRLIALRQQAPALQLGAYRWVQSQGTLLAYVRHAADQQFLIILNLGSEPAEFSHPDLDLQGQVIVSSNLAHEGQVLSGTVTVSGDEGLLIRLTAEGN; this is encoded by the coding sequence ATGCTCAAACAAAACTTAGCCGTCAACGCCTCCTGGTGGCAAAAGGGGATCATCTATCAGATCTACCCGCGCTCCTTTATGGACAGCGACGGCGACGGCATTGGCGATTTGACGGGCATCGTCAAAAACCTGGATTACCTGCAGTGGCTTGGGGTAGACGCGATCTGGATCTCGCCCATCTATCCGTCACCTATGGCTGACTTTGGCTACGACATCTCCGACCACACAGCAATTCACCCGATCTTCGGCACCTTGGCGGATTTTGACCAGCTCCTGAGCCAAGCCCATGCCTGCAACATTAAGGTCATTTTAGACTTCGTTCCCAACCATACCTCTGAGCAGCATCCTTGGTTTTTAGAGTCCCGCTCCTCACGAGATAACCCCAAGCGCAGCTGGTATATTTGGGCCGATCCTGCTGCCGATGGCGGCCCGCCTAATAACTGGGTCAGCAACTTCGGTGGCCCGGCCTGGACCTTAGACGAAAAGACAGGCCAGTACTATTACCACGCTTACCTGCCTCAGCAGCCCGACGTTAACTGGCGCAACCCCGAAGTCGAAGCTGCCATGCTAGGGGTGATGCGGTTTTGGCTAGAGCGCGGGGTTGATGGCTTTCGGGTCGATGCTTTGCGGCAGATTTTTAAGGATGATCAGCTGCGCGACAACCCCATTAACCCCGACTACGAACTGGAGCAAGGCCCTTACAAGGCGCTGCTGCCACTCCACACAACCGATCTACCGGAGACCTTGGCGGCGGTAGAGCGGATGCGCCAAACTCTAGATGTCTACTCAGAGCGAGTCCTGATTGGGGAACTGTATCTGCCGATTGAGCGGCTAGTGGCTTACTACGGGGTGAACGGAGGCGGCTGCCATCTGCCCTTTAACTTTCACCTGATTTTTACCGCTTGGGATGCGGTTGCGATCGCAACCCTAATCCAGCGCTACGAAGCCGCGCTACCGCCCTCCGGCTGGCCCAACTGGGTGCTTGGCAATCACGACAAAGCTCGTATTGCCAGTCGAATCGGTAAAGAGCAGGCCCGTATAGCTGCCATGCTGCTGTTGACCCTGCGCGGCACGCCTACTCTCTACTACGGCGATGAGATTGGCCTGCACGATGTTCCTATTCCCCCCGATCAGGTGCAGGACCCTTTTGAGCGCAACGTCCCTGGGCTGGGGCTAGGACGAGACCCAGAACGCACCCCCATGCAGTGGAACGCAGAGCACAATGCAGGCTTTACCGCTGGAGCGCCCTGGCTGCCGCTAGCTGATGACTATGCGGTTCAAAATGTGGCAGCACAGCAGCAAGACCCCAACTCCATCCTCGCGCTCTACCGCAGGCTAATTGCCCTACGCCAGCAGGCACCCGCTTTGCAGCTAGGAGCTTACCGCTGGGTGCAGAGCCAGGGCACACTCCTAGCCTACGTGCGCCATGCCGCAGACCAGCAATTTCTGATCATCCTCAATCTGGGGAGCGAACCGGCCGAATTTTCCCACCCTGACTTAGATCTACAGGGCCAGGTTATCGTCAGCAGCAATCTAGCCCATGAAGGGCAGGTCTTGTCAGGAACTGTGACCGTTTCAGGAGATGAAGGGCTGCTCATTCGGCTTACTGCTGAAGGCAATTGA